One window from the genome of Cryptomeria japonica chromosome 6, Sugi_1.0, whole genome shotgun sequence encodes:
- the LOC131876768 gene encoding F-box protein GID2-like: protein MTINRGIVDNMDELHEIFKHLDAVSLAVASCVSRRWHQAAMEDNLWEMVCTKHWPASGISIVRLRSVVNVLGGFRRLYVQWVHPFLRHAIASSPCSETDLKKDNGFWSENQVQLSMSLFAIEYYGRLGS from the coding sequence ATGACGATTAATAGGGGTATTGTAGATAATATGGATGAATTGCATGAGATTTTCAAGCACTTAGATGCTGTATCACTTGCGGTAGCCTCTTGTGTTAGTCGACGGTGGCACCAAGCGGCCATGGAAGATAATCTGTGGGAAATGGTGTGCACAAAACATTGGCCTGCTTCGGGCATTTCAATAGTACGGTTGAGATCGGTGGTAAATGTGTTGGGAGGATTCAGGCGTCTCTATGTTCAGTGGGTACATCCTTTCCTCAGACACGCCATTGCTTCTTCTCCTTGTAGTGAGACTGATTTGAAGAAGGATAATGGCTTCTGGAGTGAGAATCAAGTACAGCTTTCTATGTCACTGTTTGCTATTGAGTACTATGGAAGACTTGGGTCTTAA